In the genome of Streptomyces fagopyri, the window GCAGTGAGAGCGGTTCTTGAGCGTGGTGACCGATGGTGTCTGCACAGCTGAAGGAGGAGGGAGGAGGTATGGGCACCCCGGACCAGTACGAGCCCGTCCTGCGCGTGGAACGCGGGCGGGCCGGCGAAGAGGAACTGGCCGCACCCACCGTGGTGCCGCTCGCGCTCGGCGCGGGCGGCGCACCCGCCCGCCGGGA includes:
- a CDS encoding acyl-CoA carboxylase subunit epsilon, coding for MGTPDQYEPVLRVERGRAGEEELAAPTVVPLALGAGGAPARRDRPLNGSRWWRRPRAYRGPRGRQ